The following coding sequences lie in one Oryctolagus cuniculus chromosome 7, mOryCun1.1, whole genome shotgun sequence genomic window:
- the RPS8 gene encoding small ribosomal subunit protein eS8, with product MGISRDNWHKRRKTGGKRKPYHKKRKYELGRPAANTKIGPRRIHTVRVRGGNKKYRALRLDVGNFSWGSECCTRKTRIIDVVYNASNNELVRTKTLVKNCIVLIDSTPYRQWYESHYALPLGRKKGAKLTPEEEEILNKKRSKKIQKKYDERKKNAKISSLLEEQFQQGKLLACIASRPGQCGRADGYVLEGKELEFYLRKIKARKGK from the exons ATGG GCATCTCTCGGGACAACTGGCACAAGCGCCGCAAAACTGGGGGCAAAAGAAAGCCCTACCATAAGAAGCGGAAGTATGAGCTGGGCCGCCCGGCTGCCAACACGAAG ATCGGCCCCCGGCGGATACATACCGTGCGAGTTCGAGGAGGCAATAAGAAGTACCGGGCCCTGCGGCTGGACGTGGGGAACTTCTCCTGGGGCTCCGAGT GTTGTACCCGCAAAACGAGGATCATCGATGTTGTCTACAATGCCTCCAATAACGAGCTGGTCCGCACCAAAACCCTGGTGAAGAACTGCATCGTGCTTATAGACAGCACGCCGTACCGACAGTGGTACGAGTCCCACTACGCGCTGCCCCTGGGCCGCAAGAAGGGGGCCAAGCTG ACTCCTGAGGaggaagaaattttaaacaaaaaacgATCAAAGAAGATTCAGAAGAAATACGACGAAAGGAAGAAGAATGCCAAGATCAGCAGTCTGCTGGAGGAGCAGTTCCAGCAGGGCAAGCTGCTCG CGTGCATTGCGTCAAGACCTGGCCAGTGTGGCCGAGCAGATGGCTATGTACTAGAAGGCAAGGAGCTGGAGTTCTATCTGAGGAAAATCAAGGCCCGGAAAGGCAAATAA